One Burkholderia thailandensis E264 genomic window carries:
- a CDS encoding Crp/Fnr family transcriptional regulator, producing MPDDVQAPRRPPPLANEAAEAPAEGSVQAPVAAADAGELRALFSHCGWFNALAPEHQALVVAQSHAEYRDAGDWVARRQAPSEYWIGVHRGLVKLAIYNASGRGCTFSGVPSGGWFGEGSVIKRELRKYDVIAIQRSLVLFVPTATFHALLDSSLPFTGFVIRQLNNRMGEFIASIQNSRLLDVDARVAQSLAQLFNPDLYPDTGATLAISQEELGMLVGVSRQRINQALQHLERLGALRVAYNQIDVLDLPKLAAFGMEQI from the coding sequence ATGCCAGACGACGTCCAAGCTCCGCGCCGCCCGCCGCCGCTCGCCAATGAAGCCGCCGAAGCGCCCGCCGAAGGGTCCGTGCAAGCGCCCGTCGCGGCAGCCGACGCCGGCGAGCTCCGCGCGCTCTTCTCGCACTGCGGCTGGTTCAACGCGCTCGCGCCCGAGCATCAGGCGCTCGTCGTCGCGCAGTCGCACGCCGAGTACCGCGACGCGGGCGACTGGGTCGCGCGCCGGCAGGCGCCGAGCGAATACTGGATCGGCGTGCATCGGGGGCTCGTGAAGCTCGCGATCTACAACGCTTCCGGGCGCGGCTGCACGTTCTCCGGCGTGCCGTCGGGCGGCTGGTTCGGCGAAGGCAGCGTGATCAAGCGCGAACTGCGCAAGTACGACGTGATCGCGATCCAGCGCTCGCTCGTGCTGTTCGTGCCGACCGCGACGTTCCACGCGCTTCTCGACAGCAGCCTGCCGTTCACGGGCTTCGTGATTCGCCAGTTGAACAACCGGATGGGCGAGTTCATCGCGTCGATCCAGAACAGCCGGCTGCTCGACGTCGACGCTCGCGTCGCGCAGTCGCTCGCGCAGCTGTTCAATCCCGATCTGTATCCGGACACCGGCGCGACGCTGGCGATATCTCAGGAGGAACTCGGCATGCTCGTCGGCGTGTCGCGCCAGCGGATCAACCAGGCGCTTCAGCATCTCGAGCGGCTCGGCGCGCTGCGCGTCGCGTACAACCAGATCGACGTGCTCGATCTGCCGAAACTCGCGGCGTTCGGGATGGAGCAGATCTGA
- a CDS encoding AraC family transcriptional regulator — protein sequence MSSIACAPPAAPVSRFWRDPALPFIEARAVDDGRRICYAKHTHETFSIGAVVGGRSIYLNGRAREPVGAGAVVIVNPEDVHACNPLGDRPWVYRMLYVDAGWITRLQHQLGFSANRDFRPFSERLSTSAGLYRELNRLHRALASPTADTLQKQSMAVAFFTALQLRAQPALAPAARRSSPAKLARAAEYIDAHCTRALSLDDICTAAGLSPSYLIRAFGAHYGMTPHAYLVNRRIQYGRAQLKLGRPIADVALDAGFADQAHFQRAFRKVVAATPGQYRG from the coding sequence ATGAGTTCCATCGCCTGCGCCCCGCCCGCCGCCCCCGTCTCCCGCTTCTGGCGCGATCCCGCGCTGCCGTTCATCGAGGCGCGCGCCGTCGACGACGGCCGGCGAATCTGCTACGCGAAGCATACGCACGAAACGTTCTCGATCGGCGCCGTCGTCGGCGGGCGCAGCATCTATCTGAACGGCAGGGCACGCGAGCCGGTCGGCGCGGGCGCGGTCGTCATCGTCAACCCGGAAGACGTCCACGCGTGCAACCCGCTCGGCGATCGGCCATGGGTCTATCGGATGCTGTACGTCGACGCCGGCTGGATCACGCGCCTGCAGCACCAGCTCGGCTTCAGCGCGAACCGCGATTTCCGGCCGTTTTCCGAACGGCTCTCGACGAGCGCGGGGCTCTATCGCGAGCTGAACCGCCTCCACCGCGCGCTCGCGTCGCCCACGGCCGACACGCTGCAAAAGCAAAGCATGGCCGTCGCGTTCTTCACGGCGCTGCAACTGCGCGCTCAACCCGCGCTCGCGCCGGCCGCGCGGCGCAGTTCGCCCGCGAAGCTCGCACGCGCGGCCGAGTATATCGACGCGCATTGCACGCGCGCGCTCTCGCTCGACGATATCTGCACGGCGGCCGGGCTGTCGCCGTCTTATCTGATCCGCGCGTTCGGCGCGCATTACGGGATGACGCCGCACGCGTATCTCGTGAACCGGCGCATCCAGTACGGCCGCGCGCAACTGAAGCTCGGCCGGCCGATCGCGGACGTCGCGCTCGACGCCGGATTCGCCGATCAGGCGCATTTTCAGCGGGCGTTTCGGAAGGTGGTGGCGGCGACGCCGGGGCAGTATCGAGGATGA